The DNA sequence aataaatatgatgctaaaaagaatgcgagacataaaaataaaatgcaaggcaaaaataaatagggtacataaaataaagaaaatataagtgcaagacaaaaataaatatgtggctggaaaataaaatgcaagacaaacaattaaacatgatgctggaaaataaataaagaaaataaaaatgcaaggcataaaattaaatatgatgcgtaaaaataaaaatgcaagacataaaataaatatggtgcgtaaaaaaagaaaaagaaaagggtgcAGTAAGGAAAAAGGGGGTGAGAGTAGGAAtcggaaaagaagaaaaagagaaaagaaaaaaaaatgggccAGAGGTGAGTCCAGCGGGCCAAAAAAGGAGAACCGGACCGGTTTGgtccaaggaaaaaaaaaaccgaacCGGTCCGGCCTCTATATAAGGGCTCGGGGCCGGTTTTTtcccatttttaaaaaacttttctctctcttctcttttctctcttccctttttctctcttctctctctagcACACACCGCCGGAAGTTGTTTACCGGCGCAGTGGCTGGCCGGCCATGGGTGGCGGCGCCGCCGCGTCGGAAACAGAGTCtcctccttttttaaaaaaaactacatgttCTGAATTCCTTTTTCTCCTAGTCTCAAATCCACcgttattttttgaaaaccaacaCTGATAAAGCCTAGATCTAGCCTTGAATCTTAGAAAAAAAGGTGAACTACCTTTGTCCTTATGTTATCGTTTAAGCTTCAGAGTGAAAACGGTTACAGCTTGGGTTGTGGGTGTGGGTGTTTGACGCAGTGCTTGTGGTTGTGTGGGTGTGGGTGTTTGACGCGGTGCTTGTGGTTGTGTGGGTGTGGGTGTTTGACGCGGTGCTTGTGGTTGGTGGTGTTTGGTGTGGGCTTGGCCGCTAGTGGTGGTTGGTGTAGGCTTTAGGCCGCATGAGTGAGTGGGTTACTGTGTTTGCAGGGATTTCTGTtctaatgttttgattttatgagcaagatgattttggtttttttttgtttttgttggtgGTTCACGGAGGAGGAGGGTGTTGCTGAGTGGTGGCTGGTGGTGGCTAGTGGTTCACGGAGGGGGAGGGTGGTGTTGAGCGGTGGCTAGGCCGATGGTTAGTGGTGGCTTGGCTGTTGGTATTCCGACTGTTCGTATTCACCTCTGCCCTCTCTCTCGACATGCACAGTAATTAATGCCGCATTTAAAGGTCATAATTAGGGTAAAAAAAACGAAGAGCCCCTCTGGGCCTGGACCGAGAAAaccgaaaagaaaaaagaaaaaaggaaaggaaaaggaaaaagaaagaaaaagaaagaaaaaaagcaaaatataaaacagcaaaataaaaaaataaaataaaataaaataaaaaaataaaataataataataaaaaaaaaaaaaaaaaacgaaaagaagatactaataaagatattaataataaaaaacggaaataaaaaaaaacacttaataaaaggaaaagaaaagaagaaaataataactaaaaataaaaaaacaataaaaagaggtaaataaataaataataataataaaaaaggggcgtcttcaaaacaaaaatgaggtattttaaaatacctccCTGCCGAAATTTCATCTGAAATGATAGAAATTTCCGGCTTAAAAgacgagaaaaaagaaataaaaacggGTCAAAAATGGGGTATGACAAGTACTATAACATAATTTGCTCAACTATTATGTCAGCCCATAACTCAAGTGCTCAAGTGAcctttcaatcaattttttacGATTTAGGTTATGAGGCTTCAAAACCAAATCTAAGGGAAGTAGCATTCTCATTCTATTGTTCAcctataaacaatttttttcaatcatttatTAATGGGATATAGttgtaaaaattaacaatataaaatagttaactaaaaataatatttaaacttaCTTGTATTCTCTAATCATTTGCACCGATTTGCATCATTCAAGTAGCTACCCAAATACCACAATCAttcctattttataaaatcaccgATTTTCAACTTGTAATCACTActcgaaaataaatttttaaaaatatcaacgttaacattagtttttaaaaattaatgtaaattaaACTACACAATATCATTTTTCTGAAAAATGGATGTTGTTTTTTGTTcaccaacatcgatttttctaaaaaaattgatgtatgtttgaattttttttttaattaacaactaTAATTATACATAAcatattttatcattcaaagttgtgaaaaatctaaaaataaacataagtcATTCTTGAAAAGaagtaaatgaaaactaaatgtaataaaattagaatattcaatatattttatataataaattgtctATCTATAAAACGATaagttgacaaaaaaattcCTAATAGAAACATTCCAAGCATCACTTCCCACAAAATATATCACCAAgagttataaacaaaaatttatagatATTAGTATAGTATAATGTACTTGAATtataaacaaattcaaaataaaataaaattagatgtTGCATCTAATTTGAGTTCTAACTTCCAAATTTTGTGATTGTGCAAAAGTCATCCATTCATAGCAAATTTTTGTAGACTTCCTCCAATAATTATAAACAATCTTGCATTTTGTAATCCCTTCCAAATTCATGAGTGAATTCTACGCCTTTCATAAATAAGTACAtggtattatatataatatattacatatttaaaatttaaaataataataataataatgttgagcaatattatatattatataattttgaaataaatataaaataaatcaaaacaaaactaTTAATGCACATAAACGTATATTACTGCCCATAAACAACATGTAAAAAGATAGCAACATataaatggttaaaaaaaatcaaatataccaataaagataaaaaaaaaaaagtggtacTTAATTGATAtgtaaaaagcaaaataaaacaatttcataatataaaaattaaatttcctaGAATTTGCAacggtttttaaaatatattactatcttatttttaaaatatttgacaaataaaataaataaaaatatgacggTACCAAACCCGTCAATTATAAACGGCACCGAAGCAAGCACCTATGGCTATTAGCGAATCCCTTCGACGGAAGCCAGAATTATTCATATaaacttttataattaattaataatatgcaTTTTgtgtataatataaatatttcaaaacttagatgaattttaaaaatataagtttaaaatattaataaataaaaatataataagtttaaatatacttataaaatataaaatattcaaaataattaaaatgtacataattaatttaaaagaataaattttaaaattagaaaattaagaataaaatgtaGATTTTAAATCAagataaattaagaaattaagtaaaaaaagtgcttaacattatattaaaaataaattactttgtatcaaaatatataataagcaTACTTATCTATATCTATCACGAAATATATGCTTTTCACCCTGCAACCCGCGTTTTCATAATGTTCATGTTTTATAGTTTTGTCCGTATTGCAAAAGGGTTAGGCTTTTAAGTTAATCtcctttttgtgtgttttttttcaaCCCTTATTCCTTTGTCTCCTTTTGAGTTCTTGATTCAATgccaatatttaaatttataacctGCCCACTATTTCCCATGGTTGCTTCTGGATCGATCAGCATGCATGATTCATCAAGGCCCACGGTTTTATGGGGActggtatttttgttttttctgcttatattaatattattaattagtactgtatattttttgtgtttatactttttttaaccGTGATATATTATACACTGTCCTTAGCAGAATAAATTTAGACCGAGGCTATATGAATTGCTGCTTTTCTTATGGTATTTGAGTGGGAGAATAATATGTTTGAGGTATTAAGAGTATGTTAGGGTACACTATAAAAAAATgcttttctaattaatattgtttttttaaatggtactttttatcttataaaaacacttatttttaaaaaaacttaattacaaattttaccatccaatttttattattttatgaattttatcacttaatttttatttttgtaaattttatcatctaaatatttaatttttatacattttatcaCTGCCGATGTTtcacaagaaaaaattaaatataaaataaaacgatATCGTTTTGTTATCAAtatgatgataaaatttataaaaatttaaaatttatatggtaaaatttacaaaatattgaaaGTTTGATGGTAAAAtttgtggaaaaaaaaacttcaaaggtACAATccacaaaattataaaagttgagtgataaaattcacgaaaataaaactttagtgataaaatttgcaaaataataaaaattggatgataaaaattgtaattaacttttttttaaaaaaaaggggttttatataatataactatttcaaaaaaaattatatataatcatggttatcaaactctctAGTTAACTTGCTAACTCGTACAAGTTTATGAGTCTGTTTATCCTCTCTGAGTTGACTCTTgagtaaactatttttttagtagactctgAGTAGATTCTATAAACTCTGAATAAACTCGGTAAACTCTTGAGTTTATCACTGAGTTAACGAATCAGTAAGTTAacaaaattagaccaaaatgtaagtcattttgaGTTGTTTTTTGTCTGTTTAGTGTTCAACATACTTTCATTTGGcgtgttattctcaaatacaaaaattctcacatttaataatataatactcTTGTTCTCTAATAATATCAAATTCTCGATGGGAATGATCTACTATTATTATAACATCTGCAAGTTATTATCTGGTAATGATGTATTATTAGACttgattatttaagtattgtgaaatttatgatatactattttgctttattatattgttgaaatgtttaattgatattttatttatagatattttgttattatttttatatgaagtgaaCTCTTTCGAGTCTACGAGTTGAGTCCACGAGTCGAGTTTATGGAATTCTCACGAGTTTACATACTCTACAGTTTGGTAACCTTGTATATAATTCTAAGTACAAATAAATAGATCCCATGCAAACACATGTAGGTGTGTGTATACGCTGAGAGGGAGTCCATTGATAGTAGATGACAAACTTTTGtactaacactattttataacctcctttcttttttgataattaaactaaacaaattATTGGTACAAAGAGCTAATTTTAAGCAcaaattttactaaatattagaGATACAAATCACCAACCAAAACCAAAGCTGCACAGTAAGCCAAATATCTCAAGTACATAGCAAAGAACTAAACATCTACTGATATATAAGTAAGCACATCTTATAATTACACagacaaaaatatatactatCAAGACTCTTAAGAATCTAAAGATGCCTTTGTGACATGGAAGGCAGAGCCAATGTCCTGTTTTTGTGTTCCTTAATCCAAGTGTAGGGGTTCTAAGAAACAAAATGTTGAAGAACCACCTAAAACGTATGTCGATAGCTCACTACTTACATCAATTTGTGTTCCACTTACAATTATAAATCCAAATATAAAAGCTTTTCTGTGATGCTCACTCATCCATCTTGAGAGGAATAATCAAAACCACATCTAGTATTGATCCTTTTTCAAGAATACACCTTAGCCATTTTAACAATGTGATTCACGCCCTTCCTATTTGTTGAAAACATTGTAGATTTTCTAGCCATCCATATTGACTAAACTACTGCAAACCGGTcgacagtatttttttttttattattatgggaGTCACAATTAAGATGTTCCATACACCGAGCATTATTATGTAATGCTGAACTAATAATATCTTACcaacacaaaacatcatttcatACCGTTGAGaaaaaatgctttaaaaaaacAACGGGACTCGCAGAATACTTGtttgttgtaaaaaaatgagaataataaATCTGGATTgtacaattatatataaatgatcaaaattattataagttgtttattatagtaaaaaaaaccaCTTAAAATAGTcatgtgtatttttatttttattttaatcactcATGTGAATTCTTTTAGACAAATCAAAGTTGAAGTATGTTAGACAAATTGTCTTTCGGCAGGGGATAGTGAAATGTGTACAGCATATATTCACACTTGCTACAAAACAAAATGCTGTGTTGATGAAAAACATGTTAATCATCAGACTTACATATGTTAATATAGcctttatcataaaaattaattaactactTATATAAAACTATGATCAGTTTAAAATAGCTATCATATCTATactattaattgatttttatcaaataaagaaTGTAGGTAACAGAGACATATATTTGGTGTCTATCCATCTGTaggagactatttttttttctactatgATCAGTTTAAAATAGCTATCATATCTATactattaattgatttttatcaaataaagaaTGTAGGTAACAGAGACATATATTTGGTGTCTATCCATCTGTaggagactattttttttttctacttagaaaaagaaaaggatgagCGAGAATATGTTGAACGTGGGCTTAAATATGTTAGAAATCCCTCAAATATATCCAAATTTAGTaactgattttttaaatttttttattttttgttgggtCTCTAAAACTTCAAAAATTTTGTGGGAGATTCGTGTCGTCCGTTCCCGTCCAAAACATGATTATGCGTCTATTAGTTGGACACGTTAGCGATACATGTGCGGAATCACGTCAAAGGTATCAATGATATGACGTATCacctggatttttttttaatttttatatttaatttcaaaaaaaaattgtccccacccatttttcttttttttttcccttccttctttccctcttctcttctttcccCGTTCTTTCTCCTTCTATGGCGATCCCAAAACCCCAAACACCACCTTCGTCCAAGTTGACCCCTCCTTTGTGAAAGTCAACCCAACCACTCAACAACAACAGCTTGAAATCCAAACTCTACACAATCCAAATCCGAAAtccaacaccaccaccaccaacaagaTTTGTGCATGTAATTTGCACATGTCAAACCACACCCAACCCAAACTCGAACCTACATCGTTGGAGCTTGATCTTGCGCCTTTGTCCATGGGTTCGCCTAGCACTAGCAATGGTACTCCACTGAAGTGTTCAAGGACTTGGCAGTGGCATCTGAGTCAGTGATGGAAGCCATTGCAAAAAGACAGATTTAAAGGTCGCATAATGGTTTGGGTCACGTGGTGGTTTGGTGAAGGTCATATGGGTAATATAAGGGTGAGTGGGGCGACATTGATGGTAGTTTGGGTCTTGGCTATGCGGAGTTCTAGGGGTGCGCGGGGTGAAGGTTGTTTGGGTGATGGATTGATGCAAGGAGGGAAAAGAGAGGGTTCAGTGGAAATTGAGTTTGGGTTTGGAAAGAGAATTGGGAGAtagaggagaaggaggaggtgaTGGAGAATTCGCGCATGCGAGCAGAGAACCGACCAAGGAGGGAGGAGGAGGTGGGGAAGGAGGAAGGGAGGATGGTGCCGGTGGAGTCGTGGAAGGAGGGGGAGGTTAGGAAGTCAGTGGACTGTGACGAGgagggtggtggaggaggaggaggaggtgttGTCATTGCCATTGCCGGTGTAGTTCACGAGTTTGGACGTTGGCGATGTAATTCACGCGTTTGAACATCTAACGTGACTTCATATGTGTATCATTAACGTATCCAATTAACGGAGATGTCATCACGTTTTATATGGAAACTAACGGCATGAATCTCACAcaaaattttttaagttttaggaacccaacaaaaaaaaaaataaattcaagaatcgattacaaaattcaaatatatttcagaAATCTCCAATACATTTAagcttttttttctctatcacGAAAGGAGATAATACAAGAATGATCTGGAAAATTATTGTGTGCAAGTATCATTATTGTGCGGTTAATTGTAATGTCATTTCAGGAGTATTTTCCTGGTTGCTTCTTCCCTTTCCTTTTGTGGATAAGCTTTTGACTGCGTGTATCAGCAGAGTTAGGGTAAACCGCACATTAAACTCGCGTATTTAAATTTTCCACAACAAAGCTGTTTTCCAGGTAGAAAAAGGTGAagcaaaaaagaggaaaaaaaaaaaaggaagtagAATGCATAACCAACTTGATAAGGTCTAGTATAGTACGAGTACTAACACACTTTTAACATACTAATTTAAAcacttacattttttaaaaaaacttattaaaaatcataaaaacatgtagatctcatttattatttaatgaatcttagtaataattttataatttttcattaacaataaaattattctaCACACTCTTCAATTTACTACACCGCCACCCAATACATATTTTCTCAAAGATAATAGAAGGAACCCACCACTATATAACATGTGAACGTGACTGCgagaaaaattgaaaaccaCTCTTTGTGCTGGGTAGTTTCGTCAATTTGAATCCACAAGTTCcacaattattattaaatcCACATTTGCATTATTATGATCGTACCTACGGTTCACTTGCTATATAAATACACAAACTCACCCTCCAACCCTTTCATTTCACATAGAACTCCCCAACTCAAAGTCTCCACATTATATTATagagcaataataataataataatatgggtAACAGCTTAAGGTGTTGTTTGGCTTGCATTCTTCCGTGTGGAGCCCTAGACTTGATCCGCATAGTGCACTTGAACGGGTACGTGGAAGAAATCACGCGTCCAATCACGGCTGGGGAGGTTCTGAAGGCAAATCCAAACCATGTCTTGAGCAAACCTAGCTCCCAAGGCGTGGTTCGCCGGATTCTGATCCTCGCACCGGAGACCGAGCTCAAGAGAGGAGGCATATACTTCTTGATCCCGGCGGCATCGTTACCGgcggagaaaaagaaaagacacaTGAAACATGTGAAACACGTGAGTGGTAACCACGGTGGTGATGATAGTAGTAATAAGAATGCCGTTATCAAGAAGGTGTCTTCCAAGAAGAGCAACCATGATTTGTCATCATCACAACAACGTGATAATGGGGGCTTTGTAGTTTCTAAGGAGAAGAAATGCTCAGGGCGGGATCGCCGGAGTGGTCGCGGCGGATTGTGGCAGCCTCGGTTGGAGAGCATCTCAGAAGACTAGTTTTTTTCCGGTGGCCGGTGCCGGAATTTGGCTTGCCGGTGGGGACTGGGAACCGAAGGTGGTTCAACACTTgaaattgttaaaatataacatgactttttctctctcaatgtATGCGAGTATCTAAATTTGTGGATATAGAAGAGTTACTCTGCCTTCCATGATTTttcgatctttttttttttgggttgaattaatcaatttaaacatGCTTGCTTAATACAGatcaaaaaataaaggaaaggaaaataatCGAGGGATCTATGAATAATACATCAAGTATTCTTTCTCTTAATTTCTCATACATtacagagagagaaaaaaggatattaatttcattttattttcttttatacatatctcaaattttgaatttcaaactaatttatttGAAGAGAAATTATCATATAGTTTAATACCATCATATAACTATGGTCTTGATCAATATCTGTGTAATAATACATAACaactttttcaatttataaaaaagaagattGATTGGACCATGATGAAGTAggatcatttaataatttatcgtGTGATGGATGACATTTGAagaatttgtggttcttcctaaTGAAAAGTTAAGAGGGAGTTTAATTTGTCTTGCTTTTGGTTAATTAATCTATAAATGCCCCCTAAACAGAAAACATTAATGGTGGCATCATGAATTAGATCCATATTCCAATGATTAAGCCGAATTTTAATTTGGATATTTAATTAGAACATGCACGTTAGCCACCTATGCCCACTCAAGGAATCTATTAAGTAACCAGGAATAAAAGGCTTAGGTtgacattattatttaaattactaattatttTGTAGTTGGTCTAGATTAAAGCGATATAAGTTCTACTTTCAGGAGATGAGTACAGGTGTACTCGGAGCAAACAAATTAAACAATGtccaaaataattagaaaaatgtaCGAGTATTTCTGTTCACGCTAAGAATGAAGTCAAAGCAAAACTTAATTAAGCACATAATATTGGACACATTTTCGTAGGAGACGAACCAAAGTACAGATTGGAGTCCCAATTAAGGTTGATGATTGTACTTCTAGGCTTTCATTCCATCGTTAACAATTCAGGAGACAATTTAAGCTCGGTTAGTGGATTTTAATTAGCTGGCCAACATTAAAAAACTAAGGACTTGATActaagataattaattttattatatttcaaaattcatattaaactataaaatataaaattataccaTATACTAAATAAGCAATCTACTACGAAAATGCCTAAGACATAAATCTGTGTATAAAGCTACAAGATATTTGACTCAAATAGTCCAAAATTTACAAGTGATGAACAATTTGTGGCCGCCaaggaacaaaaatgaaaagagagagaaggggGGCATTCAAATAGCGGGAAACTCCTGATTGATGAATGACCACTCACTAGAAGTTTAGTAAAACAAGtacttattaattaaaataataatattttgttttggaaCAAGAAAAAGATATATGGTAGAAAcaatagagaggagaaaaagGTGGGACTTAGTAGAAACATTGGCGACCTCACCACGCTACTCAAGCAAGAAAGCTGGCATATCCTCCTTGAcctatttcttatttaattactcACTTGTTCACGTGGATTCCCTCTCTTCTCTCCCATACCAATAATACACAATTCTTTCCACATCCCTTTCTCACACTCCAACTCATCCACATATTATTATACTAGTTCGATTGGACCATATACCTACCTTGGTTTCACGCCTCTAGATCATCATATTACACAGATCGATGCACATCTGTTTTAGTGAACAATTAACTTAGGTTTAATTAGTCATTGTtgttagttttcttttctttaaatcaAATGGTTTAACTTTAAGCAACATACGTAGGAATACAGATTTGATTGGATGTACTTCTTTCAAGGTGAAATTTCATCGGTTTGGTTAAAAGGAAGGGCAAGTAAACGCGTAAACTTAGCTTAATTAAACTTGCTTTTAatcaaagagttttttttttcttagcatGCTATGAAgtaatttttgttgaaaatgataattaatctttattagAGACGGTGAATATCCATAAATTAAAGTATGTATTTTCTTctcaacataatttattttatatttaaagaatTCGAATTCTGAAATacttaattaagaaatataagtcGTTATATTACATATGTTAAATATTGTTGATTTTTAATCAAAGAGTATGATTAAGCTAAATACCAACATGTgtgattgtaaaataatttatttaataatttccaGATTGTTTAACTAGCTATAGATATTGTAAAGTAAagcaattttataaattgtaaatGTACTTAAAAGAGATTTTATTTGAAACTTAATTTGTGAGTTTCGTTTATGATTGGTAACGTTAATAACAGACTGTCTTCAAAAAAGTATAAACAACATtagtaaaatattatgtttagtt is a window from the Glycine max cultivar Williams 82 chromosome 2, Glycine_max_v4.0, whole genome shotgun sequence genome containing:
- the LOC100818876 gene encoding uncharacterized protein, which produces MGNSLRCCLACILPCGALDLIRIVHLNGYVEEITRPITAGEVLKANPNHVLSKPSSQGVVRRILILAPETELKRGGIYFLIPAASLPAEKKKRHMKHVKHVSGNHGGDDSSNKNAVIKKVSSKKSNHDLSSSQQRDNGGFVVSKEKKCSGRDRRSGRGGLWQPRLESISED